In Mycolicibacterium mucogenicum DSM 44124, the following are encoded in one genomic region:
- a CDS encoding DUF3180 domain-containing protein, with protein MGPTRKRDLAIGTALATVVAYLLVIVVYRWFPPITVWTGLSLLVFAAVEAGWAFFLRAKIRDGAIGVGAGRIHPLAVARSVVVAKASAWVGALALGWWLGVLGYVLPRRGVLRVAAADFPGVTVAAVSALALVVASLWLQHCCRAPLDPPEKPDGATE; from the coding sequence ATGGGACCCACCCGGAAGCGGGACCTGGCGATCGGCACGGCGCTGGCCACGGTCGTCGCGTACCTGCTGGTGATCGTGGTGTACCGCTGGTTCCCACCGATCACGGTGTGGACGGGCTTGTCGCTGTTGGTTTTTGCCGCCGTGGAGGCGGGCTGGGCGTTCTTCCTGCGGGCCAAGATCCGCGACGGTGCCATCGGGGTGGGGGCCGGCCGGATCCATCCGCTGGCGGTCGCGCGGTCGGTGGTGGTGGCCAAGGCGTCGGCCTGGGTCGGTGCGCTGGCCCTCGGCTGGTGGCTCGGCGTGCTCGGTTACGTGCTCCCGCGGCGCGGTGTACTGCGGGTGGCCGCGGCCGATTTCCCGGGTGTGACGGTCGCCGCGGTGAGTGCGCTGGCCCTGGTGGTGGCGAGTCTGTGGTTGCAGCATTGCTGCCGCGCACCGCTGGACCCGCCGGAGAAGCCCGACGGCGCAACCGAATAG
- the folK gene encoding 2-amino-4-hydroxy-6-hydroxymethyldihydropteridine diphosphokinase, whose product MASVVLSIGSNLGDRLAHLQSVVSGLRGAVRAVSPVYETAAWGGVEQGPFLNAVLLADDPGLDGPGWLRRAHEFENAADRVREQRWGPRTLDVDIVSCHDGDGEVRSDDPVLTLPHPLAHQRAFVLVPWLAADPEAALRGIPVTELLAAIDAGERDGVRRTDLALVP is encoded by the coding sequence GTGGCTAGCGTCGTTCTTTCCATCGGCTCCAACCTGGGCGACCGGCTCGCTCACCTGCAGTCGGTGGTCTCGGGGCTGCGCGGTGCGGTCCGGGCCGTCTCCCCGGTTTACGAGACGGCGGCCTGGGGCGGTGTCGAGCAGGGGCCGTTCCTCAACGCCGTGCTGCTGGCCGACGATCCCGGCCTCGACGGTCCCGGCTGGCTGCGGCGGGCCCACGAGTTCGAGAACGCGGCGGACCGGGTGCGCGAACAGCGTTGGGGCCCACGCACTCTCGATGTCGACATCGTCAGCTGCCACGACGGCGACGGCGAAGTGCGCTCTGACGATCCGGTCCTCACATTGCCGCATCCGCTGGCGCATCAGCGCGCTTTCGTGCTGGTGCCATGGCTGGCTGCCGACCCGGAGGCGGCGCTGCGAGGTATTCCGGTCACCGAGCTGCTGGCCGCCATCGACGCCGGCGAGCGCGACGGCGTGCGCCGCACCGACCTGGCGCTGGTGCCCTGA
- the folB gene encoding dihydroneopterin aldolase, protein MADRIELRGLTVRGNHGVFDHERQDGQDFIVDITVWIDLVAAAMSDELSDTLDYGALAQQAADIIAGPPRNLIETVSAEIADSVMTDQRVHAVEVVLHKPSAPIPLTFKDVAVVARRSRRGGRG, encoded by the coding sequence ATGGCTGATCGAATCGAACTGCGGGGCTTGACCGTTCGTGGCAACCACGGCGTCTTCGACCACGAGCGGCAGGACGGGCAGGACTTCATCGTCGACATCACGGTGTGGATCGACCTGGTCGCTGCCGCGATGAGCGACGAGTTGTCGGACACCCTGGACTACGGCGCGCTGGCGCAGCAGGCCGCCGACATCATCGCGGGGCCGCCGCGGAATCTGATCGAGACGGTGTCGGCCGAGATCGCCGACTCGGTGATGACCGACCAGCGCGTCCACGCCGTCGAGGTGGTGCTGCACAAGCCCAGTGCGCCGATCCCGTTGACGTTCAAGGACGTTGCGGTCGTGGCGCGCCGGTCGAGGCGGGGCGGTCGTGGCTAG
- the folP gene encoding dihydropteroate synthase — MGVVNVTADSFSDGGRFLDHDRAIEHGLALAAQGAQIIDVGGESTRPGAARLDPEVERGRILPVIRELVAQGITVSVDTMHADVAEAALECGVHIVNDVSGGRADPNMAPLLAGARVPWVLMHWREVDAEQPHRIPEYADVVADVRAELLTAVDDAVAAGVDPGNLIIDPGLGFAKSAQHNWALLRALPEFVATGIPVLVGASRKRFLGTLLADADGTPRAPDGRETATAVISALAAQQGAWGVRVHDVQASVDAVKVVGAWHG; from the coding sequence ATGGGCGTCGTCAACGTCACGGCCGACTCGTTCTCCGACGGTGGACGCTTCCTCGACCACGATCGCGCGATCGAGCACGGTCTGGCGCTGGCGGCCCAGGGAGCGCAGATCATCGACGTCGGTGGGGAGTCCACCCGGCCCGGCGCCGCCCGACTGGATCCCGAGGTCGAACGCGGCCGCATCCTGCCGGTGATCAGAGAGCTTGTCGCACAAGGCATCACGGTCAGCGTCGACACCATGCACGCCGACGTGGCCGAGGCCGCACTGGAATGCGGCGTGCACATCGTCAACGACGTTTCAGGTGGCCGGGCCGATCCGAACATGGCCCCGCTGCTGGCGGGCGCGCGGGTGCCGTGGGTGCTGATGCACTGGCGCGAGGTCGATGCCGAGCAGCCGCACCGGATCCCGGAGTACGCCGACGTCGTGGCCGATGTCCGGGCCGAACTCCTCACCGCGGTCGACGACGCGGTGGCGGCCGGCGTCGATCCGGGCAACCTGATCATCGATCCGGGTCTGGGCTTCGCCAAGTCGGCGCAGCACAACTGGGCGCTGCTGCGGGCGCTGCCCGAATTCGTGGCCACCGGCATCCCGGTGCTGGTCGGGGCGTCGCGCAAGCGGTTCCTCGGCACCCTGCTGGCCGATGCCGACGGCACGCCGCGCGCACCCGACGGCCGGGAGACGGCCACCGCGGTGATCTCGGCGCTGGCGGCGCAGCAGGGCGCGTGGGGAGTGCGGGTGCATGATGTGCAGGCGTCGGTTGATGCGGTGAAAGTGGTGGGGGCCTGGCATGGCTGA
- the folE gene encoding GTP cyclohydrolase I FolE, whose product MTRSQIHSARLTPPKFDHDRAEAAVRELLLAVGEDPDRDGLRDTPGRVARAFEEIFGGLYTDPDSVLDTTFDEGHDELVLVKDIPMYSTCEHHLVSFHGVAHVGYIPGEDGRVTGLSKIARLVDLYAKRPQVQERLTGQIADALMRKLNPQGAIVVIEAEHLCMAMRGVRKPGAVTTTSAVRGQFKTCASSRAEALDLILRK is encoded by the coding sequence ATGACGCGGTCGCAGATCCATTCGGCCAGGCTCACCCCGCCGAAGTTCGATCACGATCGAGCCGAAGCAGCAGTGCGTGAGCTGCTGCTCGCCGTGGGCGAGGACCCGGACCGGGACGGGCTCCGGGACACCCCCGGCCGCGTCGCCCGCGCCTTCGAGGAGATCTTCGGCGGGCTGTACACCGACCCCGACTCGGTGCTCGACACCACCTTCGACGAGGGCCACGACGAGCTCGTGCTGGTCAAGGACATCCCGATGTACTCGACGTGTGAGCACCACCTGGTGTCGTTCCACGGCGTCGCGCATGTCGGCTACATCCCGGGCGAGGACGGCCGGGTGACCGGGCTGTCCAAGATCGCCCGCCTGGTCGACCTGTACGCCAAGCGGCCCCAGGTGCAGGAACGGCTGACCGGTCAGATCGCCGACGCCCTGATGCGCAAGCTGAACCCGCAGGGCGCCATCGTGGTGATCGAGGCCGAGCACCTGTGCATGGCGATGCGCGGGGTCCGCAAGCCCGGCGCGGTGACCACCACCTCGGCGGTGCGCGGCCAGTTCAAGACCTGCGCGTCGTCGCGAGCCGAAGCGCTGGATCTGATCCTGCGGAAGTGA